The following are from one region of the Sardina pilchardus chromosome 4, fSarPil1.1, whole genome shotgun sequence genome:
- the slc25a6 gene encoding ADP/ATP translocase 3 — translation MADAAVSFAKDFLAGGISAAISKTAVAPIERVKLLLQVQHASKQITADMQYKGIVDCITRIPKEQGFMSFWRGNMANVIRYFPTQALNFAFKDKYKKVFLDGVDKHTQFWRYFAGNLASGGAAGATSLCFVYPLDFARTRLAADVGKAGAGREFNGLADCLKKISKSDGIRGLYQGFSVSVQGIVIYRAAYFGVYDTAKGMLPDPKNTHIMVSWMIAQSVTAVAGLVSYPFDTVRRRMMMQSGRKGADIMYTGTLDCWRKIARDEGGKAFFKGALSNVLRGMGGAFVLVLYDEIKKYT, via the exons ATGGCTGATGCAGCTGTGTCTTTCGCAAAGGACTTTTTGGCTGGTGGTATCTCCGCTGCAATCTCTAAAACGGCAGTTGCACCAATTGAGAGAGTGAAATTGCTACTGCAG GTTCAACATGCCAGCAAGCAAATCACCGCCGACATGCAGTACAAAGGAATTGTGGACTGTATCACGCGTATCCCCAAAGAGCAAGGTTTTATGTCTTTCTGGCGCGGTAATATGGCCAATGTCATTCGCTACTTCCCTACACAGGCCCTCAACTTCGCTTTCAAGGATAAGTACAAGAAGGTTTTCCTCGACGgtgtagacaaacacacacaattctggCGTTATTTCGCCGGTAACCTTGCGTCTGGAGGGGCTGCGGGAGCGACCTCTCTCTGTTTCGTGTACCCACTCGACTTCGCCCGTACCCGCTTGGCCGCCGATGTGGGCAAGGCCGGTGCCGGCAGGGAGTTCAATGGCCTGGCAGACTGCTTGAAGAAGATCTCCAAGTCAGACGGGATCAGGGGCCTGTACCAGGGATTCAGCGTTTCTGTGCAGGGCATCGTCATTTACAGGGCAGCCTACTTTGGCGTCTATGACACAGCGAAAG GTATGCTTCCAGACCCGAAGAATACTCACATTATGGTCAGCTGGATGATTGCCCAGTCTGTAACCGCGGTCGCTGGTCTCGTCTCCTACCCCTTCGACACGGTCAGGCGTCGCATGATGATGCAGTCAGGACGCAAAGGAG ctGACATTATGTACACTGGGACACTGGACTGCTGGAGGAAGATCGCCCGTGACGAGGGCGGCAAGGCCTTCTTCAAAGGCGCCCTGTCCAACGTCCTGCGAGGCATGGGCGGTGCATTCGTGCTGGTTCTCTATGACGAGATCAAGAAGTATACTTAA
- the LOC134078362 gene encoding uncharacterized protein LOC134078362, producing MNQTTQVLWLPLLLLIFSTGAKAKAIDVEKIKLSISETDQNVRLSWSNPDQTITELCYASQLQYWNSCHENWTTIYRETTEDFSVTVPRQGRYGFKVRMMTKCRPGSSWNAWTDEMWTDEGNSVPCNLVPSQNTAYYPVLWTLVAVIVILILCLSTQKWIRNYILQNIPDPKHVQNMLNFSHSTWWENPSLKGECVAIEVEEIVVNQVNQDKKKDIEEEEEEEEEEEEEEEQKAEEEEKQREKEEEGEDMQMLTEEGCGDLHKLEGGSPVPSLAQPGISYGGAYILWPSQT from the exons ATGAACCAGACCACACAGGTCCTCTGGCTACCGCTCCTGCTCCTGATTTTCAGCACTGGTGCTAAGGCCAAAG CTATAGATGTGGAGAAGATCAAACTGAGCATCAGTGAGACTGACCAAAATGTGCGACTGTCCTGGAGCAACCCAGATCAAACTATTACAGAACTATGCTACGCCAGCCAGCTGCAGTACTGGAACAGTTGCCATGAGAACTGGACG ACGATCTATAGGGAAACAACGGAGGACTTCAGCGTAACTGTTCCACGCCAAGGAAGATATGGGTTTAAAGTGAGAATGATGACTAAATGCAGGCCCGGGAGCAGTTGGAATGCCTGGACCGATGAGATGTGGACTGATGAAGGGAATTCAG TCCCATGCAACTTGGTCCCTTCACAGAACACAGCATACTATCCTGTTTTATGGACTTTAGTGGCTGTGATTGTCATCCTGATTTTATGCCTGTCAACACAAAAATG GATCAGGAATTATATTCTTCAAAATATTCCAGACCCAAAGCATGTGCAGAATATGTTGAACTTCAGTCATTCAACG TGGTGGGAAAACCCTTCCCTCAAAGGGGAATGTGTGGCCATCGAGGTTGAGGAGATTGTTGTCAACCAAGTAAACCAggacaaaaagaaagacatagaagaagaagaagaagaagaagaagaagaagaagaagaagaagagcagaaggcagaggaggaggaaaagcagcgagaaaaagaggaagagggggaggacatGCAGATGCTGACTGAGGAGGGTTGTGGGGACCTGCACAAACTGGAGGGGGGTTCCCCTGTGCCATCTCTTGCTCAGCCTGGCATCAGCTACGGAGGAGCCTACATCCTCTGGCCCAGTCAGACATGA